A stretch of the Pseudalkalibacillus hwajinpoensis genome encodes the following:
- the smc gene encoding chromosome segregation protein SMC: protein MFLKRLDVVGFKSFADRISVEFVPGVTSVVGPNGSGKSNINDAIRWVLGEQSAKSLRGAKMEDIIFAGSDTRKAVNLAEVTLTLDNTNQYLPIDYNEVSVTRRVYRSGDSEYLLNNQTCRLKDIIELFMDSGLGKESFSIIGQGRIEEILSSKSEERRKIFEEAAGVLKYKTRKTKAETRLKETEDNLHRVEDILYELEDQVEPLRMQASIAKDYLQKREDLEKIEAALTVHEIEEYHQSWKQKKAELDSLKERESSLGDSIKVKKEELTNIRLKLDQSESNLEAYQQQLLDTSEELEKLEGKKEVLKERKKNAHQNRTNLSERITFLQEKKSYYEKEIEHHYKRFDQQKKELSDLKASLKKETELLSDIEQDIEQELDRMKSDYFELLNEQASIRNENRYLQDQLSVLNQRKERLDGDNHKYIEERSAVDEKKEERSAKLAESKKLLEAHVSRFYKSKHDVEEKKKELGEKESKLYQAYQYIQQYKSKKEMLEEMQDDYAGFFQGVKEVLKAREDLTGIEGAVAELITVPKDVETALETALGGAMQNVVVRDEAAGRQAISFLKKNRSGRATFLPLSVVKSRKISNYDLERVKQNEAFVGVASELITYDPKYQAVMENLLGSVLVAKDLKGANELAKIMQYRTRIVTLEGDVVNPGGSMSGGSVKQKSSSLLSRQRDLELLINKLDDMQKKTAVAEQEIKQDKAILADLEENLDEMRERGENLRLEEQSLLGDLRAIEGDERNTNERLQLYDREKKAIDEEVETHQKRHVYLTERLEVITQQAEELEGKIENLTAKKQTQQTSRETIQTEITDLKVKVAEHQQSFQNQKETLDRLTSEQNETNAQLTETTEEFTLLSEAMSSNSNGEEKLDQNIVSFRSEKEKLLTTLQNEREVKVSLQQEIESISSKLDLLIAEEKQLSGLMQAVEVRINRLDVELENRLAILSEEYGLTYEAAKEKHILTLEPEDAKRKLKLIKLEIDELGTVNLGAIDEYERVNDRYTFLSEQQADLLQAKKTLYDVIEEMDQEMKKRFEDTFTKIRAQFQIVFKELFGGGKADLVLTDPDNLLSTGVDILAQPPGKKLQHLALLSGGERAFTAIALLFSILKVRPVPFCVLDEVEAALDDANVNRFAKYLKQFSEKTQFIVITHRKGTMEESDVLYGVTMQESGVSRLVSVRLEESKQLISQ from the coding sequence ATGTTCCTCAAACGATTAGATGTAGTCGGCTTTAAGTCATTCGCCGATCGTATTTCAGTTGAGTTTGTCCCAGGAGTAACATCAGTTGTCGGCCCGAACGGGAGCGGCAAAAGTAATATAAATGACGCCATTCGCTGGGTACTTGGTGAACAATCAGCCAAGTCACTTAGAGGCGCTAAAATGGAAGATATCATTTTCGCAGGTAGCGATACGAGAAAAGCGGTCAACTTAGCAGAAGTAACGCTTACGCTTGATAATACAAATCAATATCTACCGATTGACTATAATGAGGTTAGTGTCACAAGACGTGTATATCGATCAGGAGATAGCGAGTATTTATTAAATAACCAAACATGTCGTTTAAAAGATATCATTGAGCTCTTCATGGATTCTGGGTTAGGGAAAGAATCATTTTCCATTATTGGTCAAGGTAGAATTGAAGAGATTCTTAGTAGCAAATCTGAAGAACGTCGCAAGATTTTTGAAGAAGCTGCGGGCGTGTTGAAATATAAAACCCGCAAGACGAAGGCGGAAACTCGTTTAAAAGAGACGGAAGATAACCTCCATCGCGTCGAGGATATTCTTTATGAGCTGGAGGATCAAGTTGAACCACTCCGCATGCAGGCATCGATCGCCAAAGATTACTTGCAAAAGCGAGAAGACTTGGAAAAGATTGAAGCGGCACTAACGGTTCATGAAATTGAAGAGTATCATCAATCATGGAAGCAAAAGAAAGCTGAATTGGATTCGTTAAAGGAGAGAGAAAGCAGTCTCGGCGATTCCATTAAGGTTAAGAAAGAAGAGCTAACGAATATCAGATTGAAGCTTGATCAGTCTGAGAGTAATTTAGAAGCTTATCAGCAGCAGCTCCTTGATACGAGTGAAGAGTTAGAGAAGCTTGAAGGAAAGAAAGAAGTGCTTAAGGAACGGAAAAAAAATGCGCATCAAAATCGCACTAATTTGAGTGAGCGTATTACGTTTTTACAAGAGAAAAAAAGTTATTATGAGAAAGAAATTGAGCATCACTATAAACGCTTTGATCAGCAAAAGAAAGAATTAAGTGACTTAAAGGCCAGTCTTAAAAAAGAAACAGAGCTTCTTTCTGATATTGAGCAAGACATTGAACAAGAACTTGATCGTATGAAATCGGATTACTTCGAGCTACTTAACGAACAAGCGTCGATTCGAAACGAAAACCGCTATCTTCAAGATCAGCTTTCTGTTCTTAATCAGCGTAAGGAGCGACTGGATGGAGATAATCATAAATACATTGAAGAACGAAGCGCTGTGGACGAAAAGAAAGAGGAGCGTTCTGCAAAGTTAGCCGAATCCAAGAAGCTACTTGAAGCGCACGTGTCACGCTTTTATAAAAGCAAGCATGACGTGGAAGAGAAAAAGAAAGAGCTTGGTGAGAAAGAATCTAAGCTTTATCAAGCTTATCAATATATTCAACAATATAAGTCTAAGAAAGAAATGTTAGAAGAAATGCAGGACGATTATGCTGGTTTCTTCCAGGGTGTTAAAGAAGTACTCAAAGCTCGCGAAGACCTTACCGGGATTGAAGGGGCAGTTGCGGAACTAATAACAGTACCTAAAGATGTAGAGACAGCGCTTGAAACGGCCCTTGGCGGTGCGATGCAGAATGTCGTTGTTCGTGATGAGGCTGCAGGAAGACAGGCGATCTCATTCTTGAAGAAGAACCGTTCCGGAAGAGCCACCTTCCTTCCACTCTCAGTCGTGAAATCAAGAAAAATTTCGAACTATGATTTAGAACGTGTTAAGCAAAATGAAGCTTTCGTAGGCGTGGCTTCCGAACTCATCACGTACGATCCGAAGTACCAGGCAGTGATGGAGAACTTATTAGGCTCTGTTCTCGTAGCTAAAGACCTAAAGGGTGCAAACGAACTTGCAAAAATCATGCAATATCGAACGCGCATCGTAACCCTTGAAGGAGATGTGGTTAATCCAGGCGGTTCTATGAGCGGAGGTAGTGTTAAGCAAAAATCATCATCGCTTCTAAGTCGTCAGCGAGATCTTGAACTACTGATCAACAAGCTTGATGATATGCAGAAGAAGACCGCTGTAGCCGAGCAGGAGATTAAGCAGGATAAAGCAATATTAGCTGATCTTGAAGAGAATCTTGATGAAATGCGTGAACGAGGAGAGAATCTTAGACTTGAAGAACAGTCTCTTCTTGGTGATTTGAGAGCAATTGAAGGAGACGAACGGAACACAAACGAACGTCTGCAGCTATACGATCGAGAGAAGAAAGCGATCGATGAGGAAGTAGAAACTCATCAGAAGCGGCACGTGTATTTGACCGAACGTCTTGAGGTGATTACTCAACAAGCAGAAGAACTTGAGGGTAAGATCGAGAACCTGACTGCTAAGAAACAAACGCAGCAAACGTCTCGTGAGACGATTCAAACTGAGATAACAGACCTTAAAGTGAAAGTGGCGGAGCACCAGCAATCATTCCAGAATCAGAAAGAGACGCTGGACCGCTTAACGTCTGAACAAAATGAAACGAATGCTCAGCTAACCGAAACAACCGAAGAATTTACGCTCCTATCAGAAGCAATGTCTTCCAATTCTAATGGTGAGGAGAAGCTTGACCAAAATATCGTCTCATTCCGATCTGAGAAAGAGAAGCTTCTTACAACACTACAGAATGAACGTGAAGTGAAGGTATCTTTACAACAGGAGATTGAATCTATCAGTAGCAAGCTCGATCTATTAATCGCAGAGGAAAAGCAGCTTTCGGGATTAATGCAGGCCGTTGAGGTGCGGATTAACAGACTTGATGTAGAACTTGAGAACAGGTTAGCTATTTTAAGTGAAGAGTATGGACTGACTTATGAAGCGGCGAAAGAAAAGCACATTCTTACACTGGAACCTGAAGATGCTAAGCGTAAGCTAAAGCTCATTAAGCTAGAAATTGATGAGCTTGGTACCGTTAATCTTGGTGCGATAGATGAGTATGAACGAGTGAATGATCGCTATACGTTTCTTAGTGAACAGCAAGCGGATCTTCTTCAAGCGAAAAAAACATTGTATGATGTGATCGAGGAAATGGATCAAGAAATGAAAAAGCGCTTTGAAGATACATTTACTAAAATACGAGCGCAGTTCCAAATTGTCTTCAAGGAATTGTTTGGTGGAGGTAAAGCAGATCTCGTACTAACGGATCCGGATAATCTTCTTTCAACAGGCGTGGATATATTAGCACAACCGCCAGGGAAGAAACTTCAACATTTAGCGCTTCTATCGGGAGGAGAACGAGCTTTCACGGCCATCGCTCTCTTATTCTCGATTTTAAAAGTTCGACCTGTTCCGTTTTGCGTTCTGGATGAAGTAGAAGCAGCGCTAGACGATGCGAACGTCAATCGATTTGCGAAATATTTAAAGCAATTTAGTGAAAAAACGCAGTTTATTGTGATTACACACAGAAAAGGTACAATGGAAGAGTCTGATGTTCTATATGGCGTTACAATGCAAGAGTCAGGTGTATCTCGACTCGTTTCCGTTAGACTTGAAGAATCGAAGCAATTAATATCGCAATAA
- the ftsY gene encoding signal recognition particle-docking protein FtsY: MSFFKKLKDKFTTQTDEVSGKFKDGLEKTRTSFSTKMNNLVKNYRKVDEDFFEELEELLISADVGVATVMDLIDVLKDEARTRNIKDTKELQSVISEKLAELLHKSDEDGSLNVQEEGLTVFLFVGVNGVGKTTTIGKLAHKFKQEGKKVVLAAGDTFRAGAIEQLEVWGERAEVDVIKHQAGSDPAAVVFDAVQSAKSRNADILLCDTAGRLQNKVNLMNELEKVKRVIQREVPSGPHEVILVLDATTGQNAMSQAKQFGQSTDVSGIALTKLDGTAKGGIVLAIRHELDIPVKLVGLGEKMDDLQEFDPDTFVYGLFSSIIEEEEENEE; encoded by the coding sequence GTGAGTTTTTTTAAAAAGTTAAAAGACAAGTTCACAACACAAACAGATGAAGTAAGCGGGAAATTTAAAGACGGTCTTGAGAAAACACGAACGTCTTTCTCAACAAAAATGAATAACCTCGTAAAAAACTATCGCAAAGTTGATGAAGATTTTTTTGAAGAGCTAGAGGAGCTTCTTATCAGTGCCGATGTCGGTGTTGCGACTGTAATGGATCTCATTGACGTATTAAAAGATGAGGCGAGAACGCGTAACATTAAAGATACGAAAGAACTGCAAAGCGTCATTTCAGAAAAGTTAGCAGAACTTCTTCATAAGTCCGATGAAGATGGCTCTCTTAATGTACAAGAAGAAGGTTTAACGGTTTTCTTGTTCGTTGGAGTTAATGGGGTAGGAAAGACAACTACTATTGGAAAGCTCGCACATAAGTTTAAACAAGAAGGAAAGAAAGTGGTTCTTGCAGCGGGGGATACGTTCCGAGCAGGAGCAATTGAGCAATTAGAAGTATGGGGTGAACGAGCTGAAGTTGATGTAATAAAACACCAAGCAGGCTCAGATCCAGCAGCAGTTGTTTTCGATGCTGTTCAATCTGCTAAATCACGGAACGCAGATATATTGCTTTGTGATACAGCGGGGCGTCTTCAGAACAAAGTAAACCTTATGAATGAGCTCGAAAAAGTAAAACGTGTGATTCAACGTGAAGTACCATCGGGTCCACATGAGGTGATTCTTGTTCTAGATGCTACTACAGGACAGAATGCGATGAGTCAGGCGAAGCAATTTGGACAATCAACAGACGTGTCTGGCATTGCGTTAACCAAGCTCGATGGAACAGCAAAAGGTGGAATCGTGCTTGCCATTCGACACGAACTTGATATCCCTGTTAAACTCGTAGGCCTAGGGGAGAAAATGGATGATTTGCAGGAGTTTGATCCTGATACATTCGTATACGGACTCTTCTCCTCTATCATTGAAGAAGAGGAAGAAAACGAAGAATAA
- a CDS encoding putative DNA-binding protein: MLEKTMRINSLFDFYQSLLTPKQRNYMALYYLDDYSLGEIAEEFQVSRQAVYDNIKRTEQMIEEYEAKLLLFERYIKRQELLEKLREAIASENEHSKALPLITSLEKLD; this comes from the coding sequence ATGCTAGAGAAAACGATGAGAATTAACTCGTTATTCGACTTTTATCAGTCGCTTTTAACACCGAAACAACGTAATTATATGGCATTGTATTACCTTGATGATTATTCACTTGGTGAAATCGCAGAAGAATTTCAAGTTAGCCGTCAGGCTGTCTATGATAACATTAAGCGAACTGAACAAATGATAGAAGAATATGAAGCAAAACTGTTGCTATTCGAGCGTTATATCAAAAGGCAAGAGCTGTTAGAAAAGCTTAGAGAAGCGATCGCGAGTGAGAATGAACACTCGAAGGCGCTGCCGTTGATTACATCGCTTGAAAAACTGGATTAG
- the ffh gene encoding signal recognition particle protein: MAFEGLADRLQDTLQKIRGKGKVTEADVKEMMREVRLALLEADVNFKVVKQFINKVKERAVGQEVMKSLTPGQQVIKVVNEELTALMGGEQSKIAVSSRPPTVIMMAGLQGAGKTTTVGKLANHLRKNHNRKPLLVAADIYRPAAINQLETLGKQLSMPVFSMGDQVSPVEIATKAIEKAKEEHLDYVIIDTAGRLHIDENLMQELKDVKEAVTPDEVFLVVDSMTGQDAVNVAESFNDALDITGVILTKLDGDTRGGAALSIKSVTDKPIKFAGMGEKLDALEPFHPERMASRILGMGDVLTLIEKAQTSVDEDKAKELEKKMRTMSFTFDDFLDQLGQVRSMGPLDELMDMIPGMNKKAMKNVSVDEKQIGRVEAIIQSMTTREKEEPDLINASRKKRIAVGSGTSVQDVNRLLKQFDEMKKMMKQMTNMSKGGKKKGKGMNFPFMQ; the protein is encoded by the coding sequence ATGGCATTTGAAGGGTTAGCCGACCGACTGCAAGACACCCTGCAGAAAATACGCGGTAAAGGGAAAGTAACGGAAGCTGACGTCAAAGAAATGATGCGTGAAGTAAGGTTAGCCTTGCTTGAAGCCGATGTTAACTTTAAAGTCGTAAAACAGTTTATCAATAAGGTCAAAGAGCGCGCCGTCGGACAGGAAGTTATGAAAAGCCTGACGCCAGGGCAGCAGGTCATTAAAGTCGTTAATGAAGAGCTGACAGCGCTAATGGGTGGCGAACAGAGCAAAATTGCTGTTTCAAGTCGCCCGCCGACTGTTATTATGATGGCCGGACTACAGGGTGCAGGTAAGACGACTACTGTCGGGAAGCTTGCAAACCATTTACGTAAAAACCACAACCGTAAACCACTATTAGTAGCGGCGGATATATATCGTCCTGCTGCGATTAACCAGCTTGAAACGCTTGGTAAACAACTTAGTATGCCGGTGTTCTCGATGGGCGATCAGGTTAGTCCGGTTGAGATTGCAACTAAAGCAATCGAAAAAGCAAAAGAAGAGCATCTTGACTATGTCATTATTGACACAGCCGGTCGATTGCATATTGATGAAAATCTAATGCAAGAGCTAAAAGATGTTAAAGAAGCTGTTACGCCTGACGAAGTTTTCCTTGTCGTTGATTCAATGACAGGACAGGACGCTGTGAATGTAGCCGAAAGCTTTAATGATGCGCTTGATATAACAGGTGTCATTCTAACAAAGCTTGATGGTGACACGCGCGGTGGTGCTGCACTTTCGATCAAGTCTGTAACAGATAAACCGATCAAGTTTGCTGGTATGGGTGAGAAGCTCGATGCACTTGAACCGTTTCATCCTGAGAGAATGGCATCGCGAATTCTCGGAATGGGAGACGTTTTAACGCTCATTGAAAAAGCCCAGACTTCAGTAGATGAAGACAAAGCAAAAGAACTTGAGAAAAAGATGCGAACGATGAGCTTTACGTTCGATGATTTCCTTGATCAGCTTGGTCAGGTTCGAAGCATGGGACCGCTTGATGAATTGATGGACATGATTCCTGGAATGAATAAAAAAGCCATGAAAAATGTCAGTGTTGATGAGAAGCAAATTGGCCGAGTTGAAGCCATTATTCAATCCATGACAACACGCGAGAAAGAAGAGCCTGATCTCATCAATGCGAGTCGCAAAAAAAGAATTGCCGTCGGTAGTGGAACATCTGTGCAAGATGTCAATCGTCTCTTGAAACAATTTGATGAGATGAAGAAGATGATGAAACAGATGACCAACATGTCTAAAGGCGGTAAGAAAAAAGGTAAGGGCATGAATTTCCCATTCATGCAATAA
- the rpsP gene encoding 30S ribosomal protein S16 encodes MAVKIRLKRMGAKRAPYYRVVVADSRAPRDGRFIEEIGTYNPVANPVEVKINEEKALDWMLKGAKPSDTVRNLFSTAGLMEKLHNAKNTK; translated from the coding sequence ATGGCAGTTAAAATTCGTTTAAAGCGTATGGGTGCTAAAAGAGCTCCTTACTATCGCGTAGTTGTTGCTGATTCACGTGCACCACGTGACGGACGCTTCATCGAGGAAATCGGTACTTACAATCCGGTTGCTAATCCAGTTGAAGTGAAAATCAACGAAGAGAAAGCTCTTGATTGGATGCTTAAAGGCGCTAAGCCTTCTGATACAGTACGTAACTTATTCTCCACTGCAGGTCTTATGGAGAAGCTTCACAACGCAAAAAACACAAAGTAA
- a CDS encoding KH domain-containing protein yields the protein MEALVETIVKALVDYPDEVRVEKEETSSLDIYKLHVHAEDTGKVIGKQGKVARSIRTVMNAAAVQSNKRVQLEIL from the coding sequence ATGGAAGCCCTGGTTGAAACAATTGTAAAAGCTCTTGTCGATTATCCTGATGAAGTTCGTGTTGAAAAAGAAGAGACAAGCAGTTTGGATATATACAAGCTTCACGTTCATGCAGAGGACACAGGAAAAGTGATTGGGAAGCAGGGAAAGGTCGCTAGATCAATTCGTACGGTGATGAACGCCGCCGCTGTTCAGTCCAATAAACGTGTACAGTTGGAGATACTTTAG